TAAATCGCTTGCTTTTATCGAGTCTCTCATGTCTAAACCCATACATCACAAGCCCATCGTAACTTTTAAACTTATCTGTGTAAATTAAACTCCCTCGTTTTACTTTCTTGATTGACTCTTTTAGTAAACGTTCCGCTGTGACATCTTCTACTATCTCCACGCTCACCCTCCCATTGCGCTCTAATATCCCAAATACAGGAATTTTCTTATGCGCCCCCCTGCCTCTATTCCCTTTCCTCCTGCCTCCAAAATATGCTTCATCCATCTCTATCTCACCTTCTAAAACAGTCTCTTGCTTTTGTATAGACTGATAGATGCTTTTGCGCAGCAGGTGATATGCTTTATGCACCGTCCGATACGTAAGACCTACCTCTTTATATGCTTGATTGACAGGTACTTCAAGTAAAAATAACTTCATTATTAACAAAAATTGACGAAAGCTTACCTTCGCATATTCCAATACGCTCCCTTTGCGAGTACTCCATTCCTTCTTGCACCGGTGACACCGATAAAAATTCCTTCTCACTTTCCCTATATGGGGGTTTTGGCAAACTATGCACTTCGTAAAGGTTTTAAGAATCCCTTTTTCCCGTAAGAAGGCTTCTGCACTTTCTTCTGTCTGTAATACCTGTATTAATTCTTCTAATCTCATGGTTTCCACCTCTATCATATGCTATGATTTTGTCAAGGTGGAATTTGGTATTTAATTACCAATATACAATAGGGAAAGAAGATAAATATTATGTAGCACAATGTTTAAATGTTGATATTTCTAGATTTGGTGAAACAATAGATGAATCCATCAATAATTTGCTAGAAGCAGTTGAATTGTATTTTGAGAATAACGATAATCCTGAATATGCAATTGTAGAAAATGTAATGATTGGAGAAAGTGTACTAAATGTCTAAGTTATATTCTTCAAAAGAAATAATAGTAGTATTATAAAAGAATGGTTTTAGGTATACATCACAAAAAGGAAGCCATGTAAAATATACTAAAGATAATATGGTTGTTATTATACCTCATCCAAGAAAAGAAATACCTCTTGGAACATTTATGTCAATTTTACGACAGTTCCATTTAAAATAAGGAAGATTTTGAATAATTGAATTACTGCCACTACTACGACAATAAACCCTGAATAATTAAATCCACTGCCTGGTCTTCATCAAGGCCACGCGCCATAAGTGTTTGTAGTTGTTTATCGTCAACACTGCCAATTGCTGCCTCATGGGTAACGTGTGCTTTTGGGTGATACACCTCTACTACAGGAATGGCCTTTGCTATTCCATTGTCCTGTATAATCTCTTTGCAGTCAACATGCCCACGTGCATACGGTGCGTGTGCTGTTAATGTGTTGTACACTGCTGCTTTAGCGTTATCGCGGACTGCAATACGTGTAGTAAGTACTCCCACGGCACCTTCACCTTTGAGATGGCCAATCTCACGAATGGTGATATCGTCATTGGCAATGCCATTGACTTTTGCATTCATTTCCATACGGCTGTATTCATGGCATGTAGTTTCATAATTAATGTCAATAATACCAGCTTTTCCTCTTAAAAGCTCAAAGTCAGTTTTAAAAGTAGCATGCTTTTCAACAGTAACTATCGCATGCGGAACAACAGTAATTATACCTCCCGGTGCATGCACATGTCGCTCTACATACGAGTAATGTGCGCCTTCTTTAATTACAATATTTGCATCCATCTTATGGGTAATATTCTTTGCATTGGGAAATGTGCAGTGGGCTAAGATTGAAACATTTGCTTTTTCTTCAATTACCACACTCATAATGATTTCCTGAAGGCCATCTTCGGGCAGCATACCAAAACAAAGATGTACCGGCTTTTGTAGTGTGCTGCCTNNNNNNNNNNNNNNNNNNNNNNNNNNNNNNNNNNNNNNNNNNNNNNNNNNNNNNNNNNNNNNNNNNNNNNNNNNNNNNNNNNNNNNNNNNNNNNNNNNNNTCATAATGATTTCCTGAAGGCCATCTTCGGGCAGCATACCAAAACAAAGATGTACCGGCTTTTGTAGTGTGCTGCCTGCAAGTACTTTCATGGTAACTATCACGCCAGTTTTAGTTTCCTGTGGTTCAACTACAAGTCCTGGCACAAGATGAGCACCAACCACCATATTTCCATTGATGACTAAGTGAGCTATTTGTGGGTCGTTAAGGGCTGCATCAGTCAGACCCATTGTTTTGTATAGCGTTTGTGCAATTTCGCGTTTATCATTCATTACTGTATTTCTCCAAGAACAGGGATGTTTTTATGTTCACAGGGTATGCATTTGTTTTCAAAGTAGCCAGAAATTTTATCTATGCTACCTTTGTCGATAATACTGCCATGACACATCAAGAATGCATGTTCGGCTTTTTTTAACACCGCCATACTATGAGTGATAGTTATTACCGTAGAGCCTCTTTCTTTTAAAAGATTGATAGCATCAAAAATCCGTTCCAGTGCTTCTATATCAATACCAGAATCCGGTTCATCAAGCAGCACCAGCTCTGGTTGCATTACCAAAAGTGATGCCAGTTCAATGCGTTTGCGCTCGCCACCACTTAATGTTTTATCGCATGCTCGGGGAAGATATTCGGCAGTAGATAGACCCACTACCTCCATTGCTTCATCAACAGACATGCCATGATCTTTTTTAGATGCATTGAGATATTGTGCAACAGTAAGCCCTTCAAATCGGGCGGGTTCCTGCCATCCTAAGCTTATTCCCAGCCGGGCACGTTGGTGTATTGACAGGTCATTGATAGGTTTTCCTTTAAAGTAGATAGTTCCGGTTATGTTTCGGTACCCGCTTAATCCCATAATGACATAGGATAATGTTGATTTACCAGCTCCATTAGGGCCTACTATGGCATGTATATGCCCTTCCCAAAAGTCAACCGAAAGGTTATTGAGTATGGGTTTGTTGTCAAGTGATAAAGAAACAT
This DNA window, taken from Spirochaetota bacterium, encodes the following:
- a CDS encoding IS1595 family transposase, producing the protein MRLEELIQVLQTEESAEAFLREKGILKTFTKCIVCQNPHIGKVRRNFYRCHRCKKEWSTRKGSVLEYAKVSFRQFLLIMKLFLLEVPVNQAYKEVGLTYRTVHKAYHLLRKSIYQSIQKQETVLEGEIEMDEAYFGGRRKGNRGRGAHKKIPVFGILERNGRVSVEIVEDVTAERLLKESIKKVKRGSLIYTDKFKSYDGLVMYGFRHERLDKSKRF
- a CDS encoding type II toxin-antitoxin system HicB family antitoxin, whose protein sequence is MSRWNLVFNYQYTIGKEDKYYVAQCLNVDISRFGETIDESINNLLEAVELYFENNDNPEYAIVENVMIGESVLNV
- a CDS encoding SufD family Fe-S cluster assembly protein is translated as GSTLQKPVHLCFGMLPEDGLQEIIMSVVIEEKANVSILAHCTFPNAKNITHKMDANIVIKEGAHYSYVERHVHAPGGIITVVPHAIVTVEKHATFKTDFELLRGKAGIIDINYETTCHEYSRMEMNAKVNGIANDDITIREIGHLKGEGAVGVLTTRIAVRDNAKAAVYNTLTAHAPYARGHVDCKEIIQDNGIAKAIPVVEVYHPKAHVTHEAAIGSVDDKQLQTLMARGLDEDQAVDLIIQGLLS
- a CDS encoding SufBD protein: MNDKREIAQTLYKTMGLTDAALNDPQIAHLVINGNMVVGAHLVPGLVVEPQETKTGVIVTMKVLAGSTLQKPVHLCFGMLPEDGLQEIIM
- a CDS encoding ABC transporter ATP-binding protein; the protein is MTILKLENVSLSLDNKPILNNLSVDFWEGHIHAIVGPNGAGKSTLSYVIMGLSGYRNITGTIYFKGKPINDLSIHQRARLGISLGWQEPARFEGLTVAQYLNASKKDHGMSVDEAMEVVGLSTAEYLPRACDKTLSGGERKRIELASLLVMQPELVLLDEPDSGIDIEALERIFDAINLLKERGSTVITITHSMAVLKKAEHAFLMCHGSIIDKGSIDKISGYFENKCIPCEHKNIPVLGEIQ